In a single window of the Amycolatopsis sp. cg5 genome:
- a CDS encoding plasmid pRiA4b ORF-3 family protein has protein sequence MRASDLTLEQVAQEALACPLLVAAQALAEWIGQGKPITGSWVLKPAAAIEACDLLGIETPARKLRSAGDIPQLVAVWTAARGAGFIELSNTKVMASPALRAWREGDPGAVVAIWTQGARAWFGLDDADPDEEALEHLATLVTLDDHGGSAPLEDLRAGIERLLGGIPSCSCPDCAPSPLLPGVFADFDGYGESDARAAVRMLGEFGVAVLRDGLAELTLLGNWLADFTFRQSAPSADAEAEVLVSALAQVPDLAATVLARPWLSSRTPADAGDALLAAAEAMAGRERLTAVTLARECGAAAESTWRRWAVKGGIGAYARIWLAEQEGVEPVDADIAWLSADALVAVVDALPPDFPEEVTPGFLLAQFGDDLIESLSLIERSGHPEAPRLTKLFSAGSARPRSLTPLPGPVRGGSVDATYQIKVQLVGVTKPPVWRRIQVSAGFSLDQLHDVIQDAMGWFDCHLHKFSDEWREYGDTDPELGYFDERTVRLSQLLAETGDKIHYTYDFGDNWDHVITLEKVLPPDVAAAGPSCTAGKGACPPEDCGGSWGYADLKNSLADPEAEDHEDLLEWLGLASGDEFDPHAFSVGKVSARLGRPNR, from the coding sequence ATGCGTGCATCGGACTTGACGCTCGAACAGGTCGCACAGGAAGCCCTCGCCTGCCCCCTGCTTGTCGCAGCTCAGGCTCTCGCCGAGTGGATCGGCCAAGGCAAGCCGATCACCGGGAGTTGGGTGCTCAAGCCCGCGGCCGCGATCGAGGCGTGTGACCTGCTCGGCATCGAGACGCCGGCACGCAAACTCCGGAGTGCGGGCGACATTCCCCAGCTGGTGGCGGTGTGGACGGCGGCGCGGGGCGCCGGCTTCATCGAGCTTTCGAACACCAAGGTGATGGCGAGCCCGGCACTGCGAGCGTGGCGCGAGGGGGACCCTGGCGCCGTGGTCGCCATCTGGACCCAGGGTGCGAGGGCGTGGTTCGGGCTGGATGACGCCGATCCGGACGAAGAGGCGCTGGAACACCTGGCCACGCTCGTCACCCTCGACGATCACGGCGGCTCCGCCCCGCTGGAGGACCTGAGGGCGGGCATCGAGCGATTGCTCGGCGGAATTCCGTCATGCTCCTGCCCGGATTGTGCTCCGTCGCCCTTGTTACCCGGCGTTTTCGCCGACTTCGACGGATACGGCGAGAGCGACGCCCGCGCGGCGGTACGGATGCTGGGTGAATTCGGAGTCGCCGTCCTGCGCGACGGTCTGGCCGAATTGACACTGCTCGGCAACTGGCTCGCCGATTTCACGTTCCGCCAAAGTGCCCCGTCCGCGGATGCCGAAGCCGAGGTTCTGGTCAGCGCGCTGGCTCAGGTGCCGGACTTGGCGGCGACGGTGCTCGCGCGCCCCTGGCTTTCGTCCCGCACACCGGCCGATGCGGGCGACGCACTGCTCGCGGCCGCCGAAGCCATGGCGGGGCGAGAGCGCCTCACGGCCGTCACCCTGGCTCGCGAATGCGGCGCGGCGGCGGAATCCACCTGGCGCCGCTGGGCCGTCAAAGGCGGCATCGGCGCTTACGCCCGGATTTGGCTGGCCGAGCAGGAGGGTGTTGAGCCTGTCGATGCCGATATCGCGTGGCTCAGTGCGGATGCGCTGGTGGCGGTGGTGGACGCGCTACCGCCCGATTTCCCCGAGGAAGTGACGCCAGGTTTCCTGCTGGCCCAGTTCGGCGACGACTTGATCGAATCCCTGTCGCTCATCGAGCGGAGCGGACATCCGGAAGCGCCCCGGCTCACCAAGCTGTTCAGCGCAGGCTCTGCACGGCCTCGCAGCCTGACTCCACTGCCGGGCCCGGTTCGCGGCGGCAGTGTCGACGCCACCTATCAGATCAAGGTCCAGCTGGTCGGCGTGACCAAACCACCCGTGTGGCGGCGCATCCAGGTGTCCGCGGGCTTCAGCCTCGATCAGCTCCACGACGTGATCCAGGACGCCATGGGCTGGTTCGACTGCCACCTGCACAAGTTCTCCGACGAATGGCGCGAGTACGGGGACACAGACCCCGAACTCGGCTACTTCGACGAGCGGACGGTGCGGCTGTCCCAGCTGCTCGCCGAGACCGGTGACAAGATCCACTACACCTATGACTTCGGCGACAATTGGGACCACGTCATCACGTTGGAGAAGGTGCTCCCACCTGACGTGGCGGCCGCGGGTCCGTCGTGCACCGCGGGCAAAGGTGCGTGCCCGCCCGAAGACTGCGGCGGATCTTGGGGTTACGCGGACCTGAAGAATTCGCTGGCGGACCCTGAGGCCGAGGACCACGAGGACTTGCTCGAGTGGTTGGGTTTGGCGTCGGGTGACGAGTTCGATCCCCATGCCTTTTCCGTCGGGAAGGTCAGTGCCCGGCTCGGCCGGCCGAATCGCTAG
- a CDS encoding metalloregulator ArsR/SmtB family transcription factor, whose amino-acid sequence MSKQVQDACCAPLVRDPLSEEQAVELSRLFKAMADPVRLRLLSMIASREGGETCVCELTDAFELSGPTISHHLKVLREAGLISGERRGTWVYYRVHPEVLGRLAAVLVTT is encoded by the coding sequence ATGTCGAAGCAAGTGCAGGACGCCTGCTGCGCGCCGCTGGTGCGCGACCCGCTGAGCGAGGAGCAGGCCGTGGAGCTGTCGCGGCTGTTCAAGGCGATGGCCGACCCGGTCCGGCTGCGGCTGCTGTCGATGATCGCTTCCCGTGAAGGTGGCGAAACGTGCGTATGCGAGCTGACCGACGCGTTCGAGTTGAGCGGGCCGACGATCTCGCATCACCTGAAGGTGCTGCGGGAAGCCGGGTTGATCAGCGGGGAACGGCGTGGGACCTGGGTGTACTACCGGGTGCATCCGGAGGTGCTCGGCAGGCTGGCCGCGGTGCTGGTGACCACGTGA
- the arsB gene encoding ACR3 family arsenite efflux transporter — protein MSTTAVAGKLSTLDRLLPVWIGAAMAAGLLAGRLVPGLADVLGAVTVDGISLPIALGLLVMMYPVLAKVRYDRLDTVTGDKRLLWTSLALNWVAGPALMFALAWLLLPDLPEYRTGLIIVGLARCIAMVVIWNDLACGDREAAAVLVALNSVFQVLMFGVLGWFYLAVLPGWLGLPQADLAVSGWQIAKSTLIFLGIPLLAGYLTRRFGERARGRDWYESAFLPRIGPAALYGLLFTIVILFALQGEQITGRPTDVARIALPLLAYFAIMWAGAYLLGKAAGLGYARATTLAFTAAGNNFELAIAVAIATFGATSGQALAGVVGPLIEVPVLVGLVYVSLALRTRSSRDS, from the coding sequence GTGAGCACCACCGCCGTGGCCGGGAAGCTGTCCACTTTGGACCGGCTGCTGCCGGTGTGGATCGGCGCCGCGATGGCGGCCGGGCTGCTCGCCGGACGGCTCGTCCCCGGACTGGCGGACGTGCTGGGCGCGGTGACGGTCGACGGGATCTCGTTGCCGATCGCGCTCGGGTTGCTGGTGATGATGTACCCGGTGCTGGCGAAGGTCCGCTACGACCGGCTCGACACGGTCACCGGCGACAAGCGTCTGCTGTGGACGTCGCTGGCGTTGAACTGGGTCGCCGGCCCTGCGCTGATGTTCGCGCTCGCCTGGCTGCTGCTGCCGGACCTGCCCGAGTATCGCACCGGTCTGATCATCGTCGGCCTCGCCCGGTGCATCGCGATGGTCGTCATCTGGAACGACCTCGCTTGCGGCGACCGCGAGGCCGCGGCGGTGCTCGTCGCGCTGAACTCGGTGTTCCAGGTGCTCATGTTCGGTGTGCTCGGCTGGTTCTACCTCGCCGTGTTGCCCGGCTGGCTCGGCCTGCCGCAAGCCGACCTCGCCGTCTCCGGTTGGCAGATCGCGAAAAGTACCCTGATCTTCCTCGGCATCCCTTTGCTGGCCGGGTATCTGACTCGCCGGTTCGGTGAACGCGCTCGCGGCCGTGACTGGTACGAGTCGGCCTTCCTCCCCCGCATCGGGCCCGCCGCGCTCTACGGACTGCTGTTCACCATCGTGATTCTCTTCGCGCTGCAAGGCGAACAGATCACCGGCAGGCCCACGGACGTGGCGCGGATCGCGCTGCCGCTGCTCGCCTACTTCGCGATCATGTGGGCCGGCGCCTATCTGCTCGGCAAGGCCGCCGGACTTGGTTACGCCCGCGCCACCACTCTCGCGTTCACGGCCGCCGGCAACAACTTCGAACTCGCCATCGCCGTCGCGATCGCCACCTTCGGCGCCACCAGCGGCCAGGCGCTCGCCGGCGTCGTCGGCCCACTCATCGAAGTGCCCGTCCTCGTCGGACTCGTCTACGTCTCACTCGCACTGCGAACCCGGAGTTCCCGTGATTCCTGA
- a CDS encoding ArsI/CadI family heavy metal resistance metalloenzyme: protein MSRVQLALRVGDLRGSIDFYSKLFGVEPAKLRPGYANFAIAEPPLKLVLLEGEPGQATVMDHLGVEVESTEQVSAASARLTGEGLDTLTEDDTTCCYAVQDKVWVHGPGKEPWEVYTVKADSETFSASCC from the coding sequence ATGTCCCGAGTCCAGCTCGCGCTCCGAGTCGGCGACCTGCGGGGATCGATCGACTTCTACTCGAAGCTGTTCGGGGTCGAGCCCGCGAAGCTGCGCCCCGGTTACGCCAACTTCGCCATCGCGGAGCCCCCGCTCAAGCTCGTCCTCCTCGAAGGCGAGCCCGGCCAGGCCACGGTCATGGACCACCTCGGCGTCGAGGTCGAATCCACCGAGCAGGTCAGCGCCGCGAGCGCCCGCCTCACCGGCGAAGGTCTGGACACGTTGACCGAAGACGACACGACGTGCTGCTACGCCGTACAGGACAAGGTCTGGGTGCACGGACCCGGAAAGGAGCCGTGGGAGGTCTACACGGTCAAGGCCGACTCGGAAACCTTCAGCGCCTCCTGCTGCTGA
- a CDS encoding GNAT family N-acetyltransferase produces the protein MAAALLHHHAQGRVLVRSAGSAPADSVNPAVVTVMAELGIDVSHELPKRLTTDAVEASDVVITMGCGDACPVFPGKRYLDWQLDDPAGQGADAVRAIRDDIDQRVRSLLAELSPHAKVRVVPATHEHADAILAIYQAGLDTGEASFETTAPDWATWDATRLPSHRFVALDDTGRVLGWIAVTPVSSRCVYAGVVEHSVYVDPEAHGRGVGGALLDRLIASTEAAGIWTIQSGIFPENTASLALHRRAGFREVGVRERIGAQHGRWRDVVLLERRSASDSAGRAGH, from the coding sequence ATGGCCGCCGCCTTGCTGCACCACCACGCCCAAGGCCGTGTCCTCGTCCGCTCCGCCGGGTCCGCGCCCGCCGATTCGGTCAACCCCGCCGTCGTGACGGTCATGGCCGAACTCGGCATCGACGTCTCCCACGAACTGCCCAAGCGCCTCACCACAGACGCGGTCGAAGCCTCGGACGTCGTCATCACCATGGGCTGCGGCGACGCCTGCCCGGTATTCCCTGGCAAGCGCTACCTCGACTGGCAACTCGACGACCCAGCCGGACAGGGCGCCGACGCCGTCCGTGCCATCCGCGACGACATCGACCAGCGCGTTCGGTCACTTCTTGCCGAGTTGTCACCACATGCGAAGGTCAGGGTCGTCCCCGCGACGCACGAGCACGCCGACGCCATCCTCGCCATCTACCAAGCCGGGCTCGACACCGGCGAGGCCAGCTTCGAGACGACCGCGCCCGACTGGGCGACCTGGGACGCCACCCGCCTGCCTTCGCATCGGTTCGTGGCGCTCGACGACACCGGCCGCGTGCTCGGCTGGATCGCGGTGACCCCGGTGTCGTCGCGCTGTGTTTACGCGGGCGTGGTGGAACACAGCGTCTACGTCGACCCCGAGGCGCACGGCCGCGGTGTCGGCGGCGCGCTGCTGGACCGGCTCATCGCTTCGACGGAGGCAGCCGGGATCTGGACGATCCAAAGTGGAATCTTCCCGGAGAACACGGCCAGTCTCGCGCTGCACCGGCGCGCCGGGTTCCGGGAAGTCGGCGTGCGGGAGCGGATCGGCGCGCAGCATGGGCGCTGGCGTGACGTCGTGCTGCTCGAACGCCGTAGCGCTAGCGATTCGGCCGGCCGAGCCGGGCACTGA